In the genome of Candidatus Nitrospira nitrosa, one region contains:
- a CDS encoding transketolase, translating into MAGSVASSELLTALHNKATQLRINSVRATSEAGSGHPSSCASAADLVAALFFSVMRYDPHNPKAPNSDRFILSKGHAAPLLYAAWAEAGLFPTSDLLKLRTLTSDLEGHPTPRLPFVDMATGSLGQGLAVGVGIALNAKFVDILDHRTYVLMGDGESVEGSVWEAAEIGRQYNLDNLCAIVDINRLGQSDPTMLQHDMESYRSRWAGFGWHAIVVDGHDLSAILKAFTEAAQTKGRPTVLLAKTYKGKGISFIENKAEWHGKPLKKGEETQKAIDELTKQLHPNDAVIQIPKPSAPAVASAVIGTMPAPPYKIGDSVATREAFGAALEALGSINSSVVALDADVKNSTYTDKFGKKYPGRFFENFIAEQNMVGAAAGLAACGKIPFAATFACFLSRAYDFIRMAAVSGSNIKLVGTHVGVSIGEDGPSQMGLEDIAMMAAQPNVTVLYPSDGNSAYRLIEAAAHHKGMVYVRAGRPKNSVIYGPEEQFQIGGSKLLRQSASDVLTIVAAGVTLFEALKAYDQLKAAGIAVRVIDLYSIAPIDRATLLESGQATQRRILTVEDHYSHGGLGDAVLNAVSTEGMSVHKLAVRDIPHSGKPDELIDHYGIGVRSIVEAAKAIVK; encoded by the coding sequence ATGGCCGGTTCAGTGGCTTCGTCCGAACTCCTCACCGCCTTACACAACAAGGCAACCCAGCTCCGCATCAACAGTGTTCGGGCCACCAGCGAGGCCGGCAGCGGGCATCCTTCGAGCTGTGCCTCAGCAGCGGATCTCGTCGCAGCCTTGTTTTTTTCTGTCATGCGATACGACCCACACAATCCAAAGGCACCAAACAGTGACCGATTCATCCTATCCAAAGGCCATGCCGCTCCACTGCTGTACGCAGCCTGGGCAGAAGCCGGGCTCTTTCCCACCAGTGATCTTTTAAAATTGCGCACCTTAACGTCTGATCTCGAAGGACACCCGACTCCCCGATTGCCATTTGTCGACATGGCTACCGGTTCACTGGGCCAAGGGCTCGCTGTCGGTGTCGGCATTGCATTGAATGCAAAATTTGTCGATATACTCGACCACCGCACGTACGTCCTCATGGGAGATGGAGAGTCCGTCGAGGGATCGGTTTGGGAAGCCGCTGAAATCGGCCGCCAATACAACTTGGATAATTTGTGTGCCATTGTCGACATCAATCGTTTGGGGCAAAGCGACCCCACCATGTTGCAGCACGACATGGAGAGCTATCGCTCCCGCTGGGCCGGATTTGGCTGGCATGCCATCGTGGTCGACGGCCACGATCTTTCAGCTATTCTCAAGGCCTTTACCGAGGCCGCTCAGACGAAAGGCCGTCCGACGGTACTCTTAGCCAAAACCTACAAAGGCAAAGGCATTTCCTTCATCGAGAATAAAGCAGAATGGCATGGAAAACCGCTGAAGAAAGGTGAGGAAACTCAGAAGGCGATCGACGAGCTCACGAAACAATTACACCCAAACGACGCCGTCATTCAGATCCCAAAACCGTCCGCACCCGCTGTCGCCTCAGCTGTCATCGGCACGATGCCGGCGCCTCCTTACAAAATCGGTGACTCCGTCGCAACACGCGAAGCCTTTGGGGCCGCACTGGAAGCCTTAGGGTCCATCAATTCCTCGGTGGTTGCACTCGATGCGGACGTTAAAAACTCAACCTATACCGATAAATTCGGCAAAAAGTACCCAGGGCGGTTCTTCGAGAATTTCATCGCGGAACAAAACATGGTCGGTGCCGCCGCCGGTCTGGCTGCCTGCGGCAAGATCCCCTTTGCGGCAACCTTTGCCTGTTTCTTGAGTCGCGCCTATGATTTCATTCGTATGGCGGCCGTCAGTGGCTCGAATATTAAACTCGTCGGCACGCACGTTGGCGTCAGCATCGGTGAAGACGGCCCATCTCAAATGGGGTTGGAAGACATCGCGATGATGGCGGCGCAACCGAACGTGACGGTTCTCTACCCTTCTGACGGCAACTCAGCCTATCGACTAATCGAAGCCGCTGCACACCATAAAGGTATGGTCTATGTCCGTGCCGGACGCCCGAAGAATTCAGTCATTTATGGACCAGAAGAGCAATTTCAGATCGGTGGCAGCAAGCTCCTCCGACAGAGCGCCTCGGATGTCCTAACCATCGTGGCTGCTGGTGTGACGCTGTTCGAAGCCTTGAAGGCCTATGACCAACTGAAGGCAGCCGGCATAGCCGTTCGCGTGATTGATCTCTATAGCATCGCCCCGATCGATCGAGCAACTTTGCTGGAGAGCGGACAAGCGACCCAGCGTCGGATCCTTACGGTGGAGGATCACTATTCCCATGGAGGCTTGGGCGACGCTGTCCTCAATGCCGTGAGCACCGAAGGGATGTCCGTGCATAAACTCGCCGTTCGCGACATTCCGCACAGTGGAAAACCCGATGAGCTCATCGACCATTACGGGATCGGCGTACGGTCCATCGTGGAAGCGGCAAAAGCCATCGTCAAATAA
- a CDS encoding sll1863 family stress response protein, with protein sequence MRCRWLSGVLWVSIAGLIVCQNVGAESTAGADKIVKEARETIEATKEYTDQQKAAFQRKAQDELAALQQQIVALRGKVVDASTSTRAELQKSLNELEKKKDGVREQLDALKQTTDKKWQDVQDGMNSALHELKQSYQKLLSRMP encoded by the coding sequence GGGTTTCGATAGCCGGTTTGATCGTCTGTCAGAACGTTGGCGCTGAGTCGACGGCCGGGGCGGACAAGATCGTCAAAGAAGCTCGTGAAACCATTGAGGCAACGAAGGAGTATACGGATCAGCAAAAAGCGGCGTTCCAACGGAAAGCGCAGGATGAACTGGCGGCGCTTCAGCAGCAGATCGTCGCATTGCGTGGAAAAGTGGTAGATGCATCAACGTCCACTCGAGCGGAGCTGCAAAAGTCACTCAACGAGTTAGAGAAAAAGAAAGATGGTGTACGAGAACAGCTCGATGCGTTGAAGCAGACCACTGATAAGAAATGGCAGGATGTACAGGACGGGATGAACAGTGCGTTGCACGAGCTCAAACAGTCCTATCAGAAACTATTATCTCGTATGCCGTAA
- a CDS encoding cupin domain-containing protein, with product MMKVITLADCQQFASDKMKKNNLFQTERLFCDIYCFEPGQEQKGHVHGHQDKIYIVLEGQGMFQVGTEQRVLVVGEGTMAPAGLEHGVKNHTSERLKVLVFVAPNPV from the coding sequence ATGATGAAGGTGATCACCCTAGCAGACTGTCAACAGTTTGCCAGCGATAAAATGAAGAAGAACAACCTATTCCAAACAGAACGGTTGTTCTGCGATATCTATTGCTTCGAGCCTGGCCAGGAACAAAAGGGCCATGTCCATGGCCATCAGGACAAGATCTATATTGTTCTGGAAGGGCAGGGAATGTTTCAGGTTGGTACGGAACAGCGAGTCCTTGTGGTAGGGGAGGGCACGATGGCTCCAGCCGGGCTGGAGCATGGTGTGAAAAACCATACAAGCGAGCGGCTCAAGGTGCTGGTGTTTGTTGCTCCTAATCCGGTCTGA
- a CDS encoding c-type cytochrome produces MSRKNVSVSMLVLGCALFLSGGLASAEDLPPLAPVPPEYADKKMPAGGWTDPKAIAEGGKIYNGEFKTDVNCSSCHGKDGKPAKKGARDLRDPNIVCRYSDAYWFWRVSEGIPKTKMKGNKGLLSEEQIWQVMAYENQFSHDGKPADRSCYKP; encoded by the coding sequence ATGTCGAGAAAGAATGTAAGTGTCTCAATGTTGGTCTTGGGGTGCGCCCTGTTTCTTTCAGGAGGGTTAGCCTCAGCTGAAGATTTGCCCCCATTGGCCCCGGTTCCACCCGAGTATGCTGATAAGAAGATGCCTGCAGGTGGGTGGACCGATCCAAAAGCTATCGCAGAAGGTGGGAAGATCTATAACGGCGAATTCAAGACCGACGTTAACTGTAGCAGCTGCCATGGGAAAGATGGCAAACCGGCGAAAAAAGGCGCACGAGACCTTCGTGATCCGAACATTGTCTGCCGTTATTCAGACGCATACTGGTTCTGGCGCGTTTCAGAAGGAATCCCAAAGACCAAGATGAAGGGCAACAAAGGGCTTCTGTCTGAAGAGCAAATCTGGCAGGTGATGGCCTACGAGAACCAATTCTCGCACGATGGGAAACCGGCTGACCGATCCTGCTACAAGCCCTGA